One Halarcobacter ebronensis genomic window carries:
- the moaC gene encoding cyclic pyranopterin monophosphate synthase MoaC, with protein sequence MKLTHLDDNDRPKMVDVSDKNDTTRVAVASGMISMSQDAFDAIINNKTKKGPVLQTAVVAAIMGVKKTSDLIPMCHPLNLSGINCDIEELPKLPGFKLYVTAKLTGQTGVEMEALTGVSIGLLTIYDMVKAIDKSMVISNVQLESKSGGKSGDFKRGDK encoded by the coding sequence TTGAAATTAACGCATTTAGATGATAATGATAGACCAAAAATGGTTGATGTCTCAGATAAAAATGATACTACAAGAGTTGCCGTAGCTTCAGGAATGATATCAATGAGTCAAGATGCTTTTGATGCTATTATAAATAATAAAACTAAAAAAGGTCCTGTACTTCAAACAGCAGTTGTTGCTGCAATTATGGGAGTTAAAAAAACTAGTGATTTAATACCAATGTGTCACCCTTTAAATCTTAGTGGAATAAATTGTGATATTGAAGAGTTACCAAAACTTCCTGGATTTAAACTATATGTTACAGCAAAATTAACTGGGCAAACAGGGGTTGAAATGGAAGCTTTAACAGGTGTATCTATTGGTTTACTAACTATTTATGATATGGTTAAAGCAATAGATAAATCTATGGTTATCTCTAATGTTCAACTTGAGAGTAAAAGTGGTGGTAAAAGTGGTGATTTTAAAAGAGGGGATAAATAG
- a CDS encoding Abi family protein has protein sequence MSKLKLSIPQQVDYLKNKGITFTEVDENSAINFLTYNSYFFKLKSYSKNYEKKPNGEYINLDFVYLQELSTLDMHFRRFTLRLTLDLEHMLKTKILRDFNQNTCCDGYIIVNEFLVKYPKLKEHLESFNFTGYTAKDNILKKYNLNLAIWNFIEIIEFGHFINFCEFYYDKYSDSIYNEIKGLLWSIKCLRNSSAHNNCLLHKLRPLEHKYFKRNIKITQLLKENIIMSQKTIERKMQIPTIHDFIISLLAYKQISSSQKMGKAFNKDLHDLINIRFRKNEKYFEKNPLIISNYTFLRKVIIFLKKS, from the coding sequence ATGAGTAAACTCAAACTATCAATACCTCAACAAGTCGACTATTTAAAAAATAAAGGTATAACCTTCACAGAAGTAGATGAAAACTCTGCAATAAATTTTTTAACATATAATAGTTATTTTTTTAAACTCAAATCTTATAGCAAAAATTATGAAAAAAAACCTAATGGAGAATATATAAATTTAGATTTTGTTTACTTACAAGAATTATCTACTTTAGATATGCATTTTAGAAGATTTACGTTAAGACTTACACTTGATCTTGAACATATGCTAAAAACAAAAATTTTAAGAGATTTTAATCAAAATACATGTTGTGATGGCTATATAATAGTTAATGAATTCCTAGTAAAGTATCCTAAATTAAAAGAACATCTTGAGTCTTTCAATTTTACAGGATATACGGCAAAGGATAATATTTTAAAAAAATATAATCTAAATTTGGCAATTTGGAATTTTATAGAAATAATAGAATTTGGACATTTTATTAATTTTTGTGAATTCTATTATGATAAATATTCAGATAGTATCTATAATGAAATCAAGGGTTTATTATGGTCAATAAAATGTTTAAGAAATTCTTCAGCACATAATAATTGTTTATTACATAAATTAAGACCTCTTGAACACAAATATTTTAAAAGAAATATTAAAATTACACAATTACTAAAAGAAAATATTATTATGTCTCAGAAAACAATAGAGAGAAAAATGCAAATACCTACAATTCATGACTTTATAATTTCATTATTAGCTTATAAACAAATATCAAGTAGTCAAAAGATGGGGAAAGCTTTCAATAAAGACTTACATGATTTAATCAACATAAGATTTAGAAAAAATGAAAAATATTTTGAAAAGAATCCTTTAATAATTAGTAATTACACTTTTCTAAGAAAGGTAATTATTTTTTTAAAGAAATCTTAA
- a CDS encoding AbrB family transcriptional regulator — translation MKKIMITFGIGLIGVFIFKLLSLPLPWMMGPVLTVAIASNLPNITTQKLTSKIANPGRMVIGVTVGSAFSASIINDLHHYMFSILLIIPFVLVSTVFGVLYYHKLGGIDKNSAFFASQPGGFVEMVMLAQSAGADVRKVILAQSSRLMIIVLALPFLIHAFLNIELPKSSAGSLLPSIIDIDIKDGLLMLFCGLSGWWFATKIKMGAASLLGPMIISIIFYILDLIHTRPPFELINIVQLILGASIGSSFSGIGFKEFSKTLLFGAGHFIVLLILSLIFGVFSVWITGENWLSVLLAFSPGGQSDMNLIAILVGANVPFVALHHTFRLFIVMAILPIMHRYFEKFTKDKSF, via the coding sequence ATGAAAAAAATAATGATAACATTTGGAATAGGACTTATTGGAGTATTTATTTTCAAATTGTTATCATTACCTCTTCCTTGGATGATGGGACCTGTTTTAACTGTTGCTATTGCAAGTAATCTACCAAATATTACTACTCAAAAACTAACTTCTAAAATTGCAAATCCAGGAAGAATGGTAATTGGAGTAACAGTAGGAAGTGCCTTTAGTGCTTCGATAATAAATGATTTACATCACTATATGTTTAGTATACTTCTAATTATTCCTTTTGTTCTTGTTTCAACTGTATTTGGAGTTTTATATTATCACAAACTTGGTGGTATTGATAAAAACAGTGCTTTCTTTGCCTCTCAGCCAGGAGGTTTTGTTGAGATGGTTATGCTTGCACAAAGTGCAGGAGCTGATGTTAGAAAAGTAATACTTGCCCAATCTTCAAGACTTATGATTATTGTATTAGCTCTTCCATTTTTAATACATGCCTTTCTTAATATTGAACTTCCAAAATCAAGCGCAGGAAGCCTTCTCCCTTCAATTATAGATATAGATATAAAAGATGGATTACTAATGCTTTTTTGTGGTTTATCTGGATGGTGGTTTGCTACTAAAATCAAAATGGGCGCAGCAAGCCTATTAGGCCCAATGATAATAAGTATAATATTTTATATTTTAGATTTAATTCACACTAGACCACCATTTGAACTTATAAATATTGTTCAGTTAATTTTAGGTGCATCTATTGGTTCATCTTTTAGTGGCATTGGTTTTAAAGAGTTTAGTAAGACTCTGCTTTTTGGTGCAGGTCACTTTATAGTATTATTGATATTATCACTAATTTTTGGCGTTTTTTCAGTTTGGATTACTGGAGAGAATTGGTTATCTGTACTATTGGCATTCTCGCCAGGGGGACAAAGTGATATGAATTTGATAGCTATTTTAGTAGGTGCAAATGTTCCATTTGTGGCACTGCATCACACATTTAGACTATTTATAGTAATGGCCATCTTACCTATTATGCATAGATATTTTGAAAAATTTACAAAAGACAAGAGCTTCTAA
- a CDS encoding M15 family metallopeptidase, translating into MNRRDFLKVTAVPLFISAQNAFSMQNLNLLNPILDLEKIDIFEELPDEQNEKRDIYQDVFLESNYIKVLSSIRNKLKKIQSHVGYGNFNLISFDEIIKLADYISSIGSFSKEELDFFEYIFYYDPSIHGFYGQRISKNLTDKIDKNDVIKVSGTGHYLFKGHSHETYNRMLSDIGQSMVLTSGIRSIVKQSKLFLDKLANCEGNMSEASKSLAPPAYTYHTIADFDVGKKGFGYANFTPRFALTQEFIKMRSLKYIDMRYTINNRDGVRYEPWHVKVI; encoded by the coding sequence ATGAATAGAAGAGATTTTCTTAAAGTTACGGCAGTTCCACTTTTTATATCTGCTCAAAATGCTTTTTCTATGCAAAATCTAAATCTTCTTAATCCCATTTTAGATCTTGAAAAAATAGATATTTTTGAAGAGCTTCCTGATGAGCAAAATGAAAAAAGAGATATCTATCAAGATGTTTTTTTAGAAAGTAATTATATAAAAGTACTCTCTTCTATTCGAAATAAATTAAAAAAAATCCAAAGTCATGTAGGGTATGGTAATTTTAATCTTATAAGTTTTGATGAAATTATAAAACTAGCAGATTATATAAGCAGTATAGGCTCTTTTAGTAAAGAAGAGTTGGACTTTTTTGAGTATATATTTTATTATGATCCTTCTATACATGGATTTTATGGACAAAGAATTTCAAAAAATCTAACTGATAAAATAGATAAAAATGATGTAATAAAAGTATCAGGAACTGGACACTATTTATTTAAAGGTCATTCCCATGAGACCTACAATAGAATGTTAAGTGATATTGGGCAGAGTATGGTTTTAACTTCAGGAATACGAAGTATTGTAAAACAGAGCAAACTCTTTTTGGATAAGCTTGCAAATTGTGAAGGAAATATGAGTGAAGCTTCAAAATCTTTGGCTCCACCTGCATACACTTATCATACAATTGCAGATTTTGATGTGGGTAAAAAAGGTTTTGGTTATGCAAATTTTACACCAAGATTTGCCTTAACCCAAGAGTTTATAAAAATGAGGAGTTTAAAGTATATAGATATGAGATACACAATTAATAATAGAGATGGAGTAAGATATGAGCCGTGGCATGTTAAAGTTATTTAG
- a CDS encoding tripartite tricarboxylate transporter TctB family protein, with protein MIADRVFASISLLLIIIYGYIAFYIIKAPFQYDPLGPESWPQILSIVSGFCALYLLIKPDNISLDISKSIFLRLVIVTILLFGYSFAYEALGFIFATVLFCGLFSRLLGANSLNSIYFGLALGILGYILCALILELNLPAGPLENFLGQFYG; from the coding sequence ATGATTGCGGATAGAGTATTTGCATCTATATCATTATTGTTAATTATAATATATGGATATATTGCTTTTTATATAATAAAAGCACCTTTTCAATATGATCCATTAGGTCCAGAGAGTTGGCCTCAAATTTTGTCAATTGTTTCAGGCTTTTGTGCCTTATATCTACTTATTAAACCTGATAATATCTCTTTAGATATATCAAAATCAATATTTTTAAGATTGGTTATTGTAACTATTTTACTATTTGGATATTCGTTTGCTTATGAGGCATTAGGTTTTATCTTTGCAACAGTTTTGTTTTGTGGATTATTTTCTCGTTTATTGGGAGCAAATAGTTTAAATTCAATATATTTTGGTCTAGCTTTAGGAATTTTAGGTTATATACTTTGTGCTTTAATCCTAGAATTAAATCTACCTGCTGGTCCACTTGAAAATTTTTTAGGACAATTTTATGGATGA
- a CDS encoding DUF493 domain-containing protein, with protein MIDLNQHKLELTYPCSWKYKIVILETINVKYISKDIFGDRDHSVKESNVSKKGKFKSYTIELLVHNDDDRKELYKQLGEHKDIKMVL; from the coding sequence GTGATTGATTTAAATCAACATAAACTTGAATTAACATATCCTTGTTCATGGAAATATAAGATTGTTATACTAGAGACTATAAATGTAAAATATATCTCAAAGGATATTTTTGGAGATAGAGATCATAGTGTAAAAGAGTCTAATGTTAGTAAAAAGGGAAAATTCAAGAGCTACACCATTGAACTGCTTGTTCACAATGATGATGATAGAAAAGAGTTATATAAACAATTAGGTGAGCATAAAGATATTAAGATGGTATTGTAA
- a CDS encoding universal stress protein, protein MSYKKFFFPVGGGDELRERLYGAILVAKHFNVHLEILHCLPGLESQTSFNIPKFVLDELKGALEDHYKTDNNDFQKLLVEVANELNVPISEKVLENQATVFPEIKSGNRSAIVEQESKFCDLVVAATPPNAVMTATFEASVLQSGKPVIMIPRIMKKFDTKSIVIGWNNSPEASRAITSSLEILKQAKRVHIVSSKEYASDISKLEKIQKYLARHGINSTAELVKTLKSPGETIFKAAKDGNFDMIVAGAFSHKGLREMMFGGATKYLFEHTDIPVFMTH, encoded by the coding sequence ATGAGTTATAAAAAGTTTTTTTTCCCAGTTGGTGGTGGTGATGAGTTAAGAGAGCGACTTTATGGTGCTATATTAGTTGCAAAACACTTTAATGTACATCTTGAAATTCTTCATTGTCTTCCAGGATTAGAGTCACAAACTAGTTTTAACATTCCAAAATTTGTTCTTGATGAATTAAAAGGTGCACTTGAGGATCACTATAAAACAGATAATAATGATTTCCAGAAACTACTTGTGGAAGTTGCAAATGAGTTAAATGTTCCAATAAGTGAAAAAGTACTTGAGAACCAAGCTACCGTTTTCCCTGAGATAAAAAGTGGAAATAGAAGTGCTATTGTAGAACAAGAGTCTAAATTTTGTGATTTAGTTGTAGCAGCTACACCACCAAATGCAGTTATGACAGCAACTTTTGAAGCAAGTGTACTTCAAAGTGGTAAACCAGTTATTATGATTCCTAGAATAATGAAAAAATTTGATACCAAATCTATTGTTATTGGATGGAATAACTCACCTGAAGCTTCAAGGGCTATTACCTCATCATTGGAGATTTTAAAACAAGCAAAAAGAGTTCATATTGTTTCATCAAAAGAGTATGCCTCTGATATTTCAAAATTAGAAAAAATACAAAAATATCTAGCTAGACATGGCATTAACTCAACAGCAGAACTTGTAAAGACTCTTAAATCTCCAGGGGAAACCATTTTTAAAGCTGCCAAAGATGGCAACTTTGATATGATTGTTGCTGGAGCATTTAGCCATAAAGGTCTTAGAGAAATGATGTTTGGTGGAGCTACAAAATATCTATTTGAGCATACTGATATACCTGTATTTATGACCCATTAA
- a CDS encoding tripartite tricarboxylate transporter permease has protein sequence MDEVLLGLSHGFSVALLPTNLMLVLLGCFAGTLIGALPGIGPINGVAILLPIAYSFGLAPESALILLAGIYYGAEYGGRISSILLNVPGDAGAVMSTLDGNPMAKKGEAGRALSLSAVASFVGGTLAVVLLAMFGPMLAKFAVKFNPADYVALMIFAFASLSSLVGKNAIKSLFAAMIGLMLASIGIDANTGVPRFTFDIPDILAGIDFLVVVIGLFGMAELFHLVEQQVRGNLKLLPIGKSFVSFKDLMLVKWTILRSSLIGFFVGVLPGTGASVASAITYGTEKRLVGDKGEFGKGDPRGLAAPEAANNASAGGAMVPMLTLGIPGSGTTAILLGALLLFNVQPGPLMFEQRPEIAWGLIASMFIGNFALLVINLPLVGMFARLLTIPQQYLTPMIAVLAFIGVYSVVGNPFDLYMIIALGILGWVLRKLEFSLAPVILGFVLGHLFEDNLRRALSISAGDWNILYQSTNAVVLYILTVFIIFVPILLRVYRKKANKSN, from the coding sequence ATGGATGAAGTATTATTAGGGCTTTCTCATGGTTTTAGTGTTGCACTTTTACCAACAAATCTAATGCTTGTATTACTTGGATGTTTTGCAGGTACATTAATTGGTGCCCTACCTGGTATTGGACCAATTAATGGTGTTGCAATTTTACTACCAATTGCTTATAGTTTTGGCTTAGCACCAGAATCTGCATTAATTTTACTTGCAGGTATCTATTATGGAGCTGAGTATGGTGGAAGGATATCATCAATTCTTCTTAATGTTCCAGGGGATGCTGGAGCTGTTATGAGTACCTTAGATGGGAATCCAATGGCTAAAAAAGGTGAAGCTGGACGTGCATTATCACTCTCTGCTGTTGCATCTTTTGTTGGTGGTACATTAGCTGTAGTTTTATTAGCAATGTTTGGTCCAATGTTAGCTAAATTTGCTGTTAAGTTTAATCCCGCAGATTATGTTGCCTTAATGATTTTTGCTTTTGCTAGCTTATCTTCTTTAGTTGGTAAAAACGCAATTAAATCACTTTTTGCAGCTATGATAGGGTTAATGCTTGCTTCAATTGGTATTGATGCAAATACAGGTGTTCCAAGATTTACTTTTGATATTCCTGATATTTTAGCTGGTATTGATTTCTTAGTTGTTGTTATTGGTCTTTTTGGTATGGCTGAACTATTCCACTTGGTTGAACAACAAGTTAGAGGAAATCTTAAACTTCTTCCAATTGGAAAAAGTTTTGTAAGCTTTAAAGACCTTATGTTAGTAAAATGGACTATTCTTAGATCATCTCTAATTGGATTTTTTGTTGGTGTTTTACCTGGAACGGGTGCTTCTGTTGCCTCTGCTATTACATATGGAACAGAAAAAAGACTTGTTGGAGACAAAGGAGAGTTTGGGAAAGGTGATCCAAGAGGATTAGCTGCTCCTGAAGCTGCAAATAATGCCTCTGCTGGTGGAGCAATGGTACCAATGCTAACTTTAGGTATCCCAGGATCTGGAACAACAGCAATTTTATTAGGAGCTTTACTACTATTTAATGTACAGCCAGGGCCTTTGATGTTTGAACAAAGACCAGAAATTGCTTGGGGTTTAATTGCATCAATGTTTATTGGTAACTTTGCACTTTTAGTAATTAACTTACCATTAGTTGGTATGTTTGCAAGATTGTTAACAATCCCTCAACAATATTTAACCCCTATGATTGCTGTATTGGCATTTATTGGTGTTTACTCTGTTGTTGGTAATCCATTTGATCTTTATATGATTATAGCGCTTGGTATATTAGGGTGGGTATTAAGAAAATTAGAGTTCTCTTTAGCACCTGTTATTCTTGGTTTTGTTCTTGGTCACTTATTTGAAGATAATTTAAGAAGAGCACTATCAATATCTGCGGGTGATTGGAACATCTTATACCAATCTACTAATGCTGTTGTGCTATATATATTAACTGTATTTATTATTTTTGTACCTATACTATTAAGAGTGTATAGAAAAAAAGCTAATAAAAGTAATTAA
- the rpsU gene encoding 30S ribosomal protein S21: protein MPGIKVKDSESFDEAYRRFKKQCDRNLIVTETRARRFFEPMTEKRKKQKISARKKMLKRLYMLRRYESRL from the coding sequence GTGCCAGGCATTAAAGTTAAAGATAGCGAATCTTTTGACGAAGCGTACAGAAGGTTTAAGAAACAATGCGATAGAAATCTTATTGTTACTGAAACTAGAGCTAGAAGATTTTTTGAGCCAATGACTGAAAAGAGAAAGAAACAAAAAATTTCTGCTAGAAAGAAAATGCTTAAAAGATTATATATGCTTAGAAGATACGAGTCAAGATTATAA
- a CDS encoding M14 family metallopeptidase produces the protein MSRGMLKLFRVVFILILVQNIFASTNIKNFDFDFIKKGNQDNNTLLIVGGIQGDEPGAFMAASIVSTHYTIKKGSVWVIPNLNFYSIIKRSRGPYGDMNRKFAQLSPSDPDYDAIQRIKKYIISPEVKVVLNLHDGSGFYREVYESWTYSPDRWGQSSIIDQRNLEIEQYGNLEDISRSVCEYVNGKLLNNNHNYRVKNTNTRMGDKEMEKSLTYFAINNGKAAFGNEASKDLPLHERTYYHLLALEKYMHIMGIEFERKFDLNPIAVKDVIDNDIYISFYDDKIQLPLSQIRNILRYFPIKKDGTLEFTPSTPLLTVLKDNGTYVIHYGNRKVASLKPDYIEMDNETKSVSMIIDGKKRDIKMGSIINVDTSFEVESMDGIRVNVIGFVQDGKINEAGINIKKADFIERFSIDVNGNLYRIEFYKGDKFAGMILVNFDKNIKSDELSATGKLGKKVTISM, from the coding sequence ATGAGCCGTGGCATGTTAAAGTTATTTAGAGTAGTTTTTATTTTAATTTTAGTTCAAAATATATTTGCAAGTACAAATATAAAAAATTTTGATTTTGATTTTATAAAAAAAGGAAATCAAGACAATAATACACTTTTAATTGTTGGTGGTATACAAGGAGATGAACCAGGAGCTTTTATGGCAGCATCAATTGTTTCAACCCACTACACAATAAAAAAAGGCTCAGTATGGGTAATACCAAATCTAAATTTTTATTCAATTATTAAAAGATCAAGAGGTCCATATGGAGATATGAATAGAAAATTTGCGCAGTTATCTCCTTCTGATCCAGATTATGATGCAATCCAAAGAATAAAAAAATATATCATTTCCCCTGAAGTAAAAGTTGTTTTAAATCTACATGATGGAAGTGGTTTTTATAGGGAAGTTTATGAGAGCTGGACTTACTCTCCTGATAGATGGGGACAAAGTTCTATTATTGACCAAAGAAATCTTGAAATAGAACAATATGGAAATCTTGAGGATATTTCAAGAAGTGTTTGTGAGTATGTAAATGGGAAACTTTTAAATAATAACCATAACTACAGAGTAAAGAATACAAATACAAGAATGGGTGACAAGGAGATGGAAAAAAGTCTTACTTATTTTGCCATAAACAATGGTAAAGCAGCTTTTGGAAATGAGGCTAGTAAAGATTTACCACTTCATGAGCGAACATATTATCATCTTTTGGCTCTTGAAAAATATATGCATATTATGGGAATTGAGTTTGAAAGAAAGTTTGATTTAAATCCAATAGCTGTAAAAGATGTGATTGACAATGATATTTATATCTCTTTTTATGATGACAAAATTCAATTACCTCTTAGTCAAATAAGAAATATTTTAAGATATTTCCCTATAAAAAAAGATGGAACTTTAGAGTTTACACCTTCAACTCCACTACTTACAGTATTAAAAGATAATGGAACTTATGTAATTCATTATGGAAATAGAAAAGTTGCAAGTTTGAAACCAGATTATATAGAGATGGATAATGAAACAAAAAGTGTTTCAATGATAATAGATGGCAAAAAAAGAGATATAAAAATGGGTTCAATAATAAATGTTGATACAAGTTTTGAAGTTGAATCAATGGATGGTATTAGAGTTAATGTTATAGGTTTTGTTCAAGATGGAAAAATCAATGAAGCTGGTATAAACATTAAAAAAGCTGATTTTATAGAGAGATTTTCTATAGATGTAAATGGAAATCTTTATAGAATTGAGTTTTACAAAGGTGATAAATTTGCAGGGATGATTCTAGTTAATTTTGATAAAAATATTAAAAGTGATGAGTTGTCTGCTACAGGTAAATTAGGTAAAAAAGTTACAATTTCAATGTAA
- a CDS encoding Bug family tripartite tricarboxylate transporter substrate binding protein, with amino-acid sequence MKKLSIALMATTLMSVSILASDIKRPECVAPAKPGGGFDLTCRVVQTGLKDQFDRLIKVTFMPGGIGAVAINQFNTTRTDDPNAIVAFSSGSLLNIATGKYGKWTENDVKFLATAGADFGAVVVKTNSKYKTLDELMTDLKKDESSVVVGAGGSVGSQDWMKGALLFKSINKDPKKMRYVAYDGGGDAIAGLLGGSIDVYMGDVGEMSSHLDAGTMRILAVLSTERLPEPFSKYPTAIEQGYDAEWTILRGYYMGKNVSEEAYNTWVSAFEKAYKDPEFKKLQEEKGLFPLNMAGAELDKSVKERIAKLRALAKDAGLIK; translated from the coding sequence ATGAAAAAACTTTCTATTGCATTAATGGCTACTACATTAATGAGCGTTTCAATTTTAGCGTCAGACATAAAAAGACCAGAGTGCGTTGCTCCTGCAAAACCAGGTGGAGGATTTGACTTAACTTGTAGAGTTGTTCAAACTGGACTTAAAGATCAATTTGACAGATTAATAAAAGTTACTTTTATGCCTGGTGGTATTGGAGCGGTTGCAATTAATCAATTTAATACAACAAGAACAGATGACCCAAATGCAATTGTAGCATTCTCTTCTGGTTCATTATTAAATATTGCTACAGGTAAATATGGGAAATGGACTGAAAATGATGTTAAATTTTTAGCAACAGCTGGAGCAGATTTTGGTGCAGTAGTTGTAAAAACTAATAGTAAATATAAAACTTTAGATGAGTTGATGACTGATCTTAAAAAAGATGAAAGTAGTGTAGTTGTTGGTGCAGGAGGATCAGTTGGTTCACAAGACTGGATGAAAGGTGCATTATTATTTAAATCTATTAATAAAGATCCAAAAAAAATGAGATATGTTGCTTATGATGGTGGTGGAGATGCGATTGCAGGACTACTTGGAGGAAGTATTGATGTTTATATGGGAGATGTGGGAGAGATGTCATCTCACCTTGACGCAGGAACTATGAGAATCTTAGCAGTTTTATCAACAGAGAGATTACCTGAACCATTTTCAAAATATCCAACAGCTATTGAACAAGGTTATGATGCAGAGTGGACAATCTTAAGAGGTTACTATATGGGTAAAAATGTTTCTGAAGAGGCTTATAATACTTGGGTTTCAGCATTTGAAAAAGCATATAAAGATCCTGAATTTAAAAAACTTCAAGAAGAGAAAGGTCTTTTTCCTTTAAATATGGCAGGTGCAGAACTTGACAAATCAGTTAAAGAGAGAATTGCAAAACTTAGAGCTCTTGCTAAAGACGCAGGACTTATCAAGTAA